The Gemmatimonadaceae bacterium DNA segment CAGGCGGGGGACGAGCCGTCCGATTCCGCAAAGGCCGCCACAGCGGCCAGGCCCGACAGCACCAAGCCGGCTCCCAAGCCCGCCGCGGTGCACATCGACTTCGACGGATTCTCGCAGCGCATCGTCGCGCTCGATGTGCCGAGCCGCGACTACGCCGATCTCCACGCCGGAGCCGCGGGCGAGTATTACTACATCGAACACGTGCCCAATCATGCGGACGTCCTGCACCGCTACGACCTCAAGGAGCGGAAGGCGATCGCGCTCGTGGACGCGGCGGCCGAGGACTACGCGCTGTCGTTTGACGGCAAGAAGCTGCTCTATCAGGGCGCGACGCCCATGGGCATGCCCGACGGCCGCTGGGCGGTGGTGGACGCCGCCGGACCTGCGCCGGCGCCGGCCAAGGGGCTGCTCGCCACGTCCGACCTCAAGGTCACCGTGGATCCGATCGCCGAGTGGCGCCAGATCTTCGATGAAGCGTGGCGCATCGAGCGCGACTACCTGTATGTGGCCAACCTGAACGGCGCCGATTGGCCGGCGGTGAAGAAGAAGTACGAGGTCTTTCTGCCGTACGTCCGCCACCGCGCCGACCTCACGACGCTCCTGTCGCAGATGCAGGGCGAACTGACGGTGGGGCATAGCTTCGCCGGCGGCGGCGACCTGCCCAAAGCCGACGCGCTGCCGGCGGGACTGCTCGGCGCGGATCTCGAAGTGGCCAATGGCCGCTATCGCATTGCCAAGATCTACAGCGGCGAGAACTGGAATCCGTCGCTCCGCGCGCCGCTCTCGGCGCCCGGCGTGGACGTGCACCAGGGCGACTACATCCTGAGCGTGAACGGGGTCGATCTGGCGCCGCCGGAAAGTCCGTACGAGGCATTCATCGGCACGGTGGGCAAGCAGGTGCAGCTCCGCGTGAACAGCCGTCCGGTGATGGAGGGTTCGCACGTCGTGACCGTGGTGCCGATCGCCAGTGAAGGCGCGTTGCGCGAGCGCGACTGGATAGAAGGCAACCGCCGCATGGTGGATTCGCTCTCCCACGGGGAGCTCGCGTACGTGTACATCCCCGACACGGGCGAGGGGGGCTACACGAACTTCAACCGATACTACTTCGCGCAACAGAACAAGAAGGGCGCGGTGATCGACGAGCGATTCAATCACGGCGGCAGCATCGCCGATTACATGATCGACATCATGACGCGCCAGCTGCACGGCTACTTCAGCCAGCGGCTGGGCGACCGGTACACCGCGGTCACGGCGCCCGCGGCGGCGATCTGGGGTCCCAAGGTGCTGATCATCAATGAGATGAGCGGTTCGGGCGGCGACATGTTCCCGTACATGTTCCGCGAGATGCACATCGGGCCGTTGGTGGGCACCAAGACGTGGGGCGGGCTGGTGGGATGGGGCGGCGAGCCGCGGTTCGTGGACGGCGGATTCATCAGCGCGCCGAGCACGGGCTTCTACAACCCCGACGGCCAGTGGGACGTGGAGAACAAGGGGGTGCCGCCGGACATCGAGGTGGAGCAGACGCCCGCGGCGCGCAACGCGGGGCACGACCCGCAGCTGGAGCGTGCCGTGGCCGAAGCCATGAAGCTGCTCAAGGAGCACCCGGTGAATCTCAAGCCGGTGCCTCCGGGCCCCGACCGCATGCATCCCAAGGGCGACGGCGGGCGGTAGTCGCTGCACACGAAAGCGCCGGCGGCGGATCTTCCGTCGCCGGCGCTTTCGTGCGTTCTGGACGTTCGTCGCCGGCGATCAGCTCTCGCATCCGAGCATCAATGACTTGGATGCGGACAACCGACGGAGCGAACGGACAACGACGGAGACTTCAAATGATTTTGAAGAAGCGCTGACTGCCCAGTTCAGGCAGTCTCCGTTCGCCGTCCGTTCATTCCGGTGTCGTCCGCATCCAGATCTGAGTCATCCACCCGCGCCAACGGGCTCACCCCGCGCACCGTCAACTCCGAAACGCACCAGAACAACTACAACCGGACCGCGGGCAAGGCGGCGCCGAGCGCCAGTCCCGCCACGTACAGCCAGCCGAACATCCGGTTGT contains these protein-coding regions:
- a CDS encoding PDZ domain-containing protein, with translation FPAVATAQSTRLLHQPDVSARSVAFAYAGDIWIVSKDGGDARRLTSSPTVESDPHFSPDGKWLAFTGEYGGNPDVYVVGVNGGTPRRLTYHPGADLVRGWTPDGQDVVFESQRTGMPDGEPQLWTVPLAGGLATRLPVPRALYGAISPDGSELAYQLDRPWEIEMQRYRGGQNQPIRVMDLKTSAMYKLPWTDSRDQQPVWLGSTIYFISDRDWMANLWSYDTKTKVLKQITHHRNYEVESVNAGAGLVAYEQAGDVHLYDPATGQDRKLDIRASGDFPWAMPHAADISKALTAPQLSPTGVRALFEARGDVITVPTDKGTWRNLTHSSGIADRTPIWSPDGKQIAWFSDSTGEYELMVGDQDGLTPPRAYRLEHPTYFYSPEWSPDGKKILFTDAETNLWVLDLATGRETHVDQDNYTWPNRDLAPSWSPDSRWIAYQKRLLGSQYHAVFAYDVADKSTHQLTNGLSDVIDPTWDRSGKYLLFLASTDFALHTGWLDMSSYNQPVQRGVYLAVLSKSDPSPLLPQAGDEPSDSAKAATAARPDSTKPAPKPAAVHIDFDGFSQRIVALDVPSRDYADLHAGAAGEYYYIEHVPNHADVLHRYDLKERKAIALVDAAAEDYALSFDGKKLLYQGATPMGMPDGRWAVVDAAGPAPAPAKGLLATSDLKVTVDPIAEWRQIFDEAWRIERDYLYVANLNGADWPAVKKKYEVFLPYVRHRADLTTLLSQMQGELTVGHSFAGGGDLPKADALPAGLLGADLEVANGRYRIAKIYSGENWNPSLRAPLSAPGVDVHQGDYILSVNGVDLAPPESPYEAFIGTVGKQVQLRVNSRPVMEGSHVVTVVPIASEGALRERDWIEGNRRMVDSLSHGELAYVYIPDTGEGGYTNFNRYYFAQQNKKGAVIDERFNHGGSIADYMIDIMTRQLHGYFSQRLGDRYTAVTAPAAAIWGPKVLIINEMSGSGGDMFPYMFREMHIGPLVGTKTWGGLVGWGGEPRFVDGGFISAPSTGFYNPDGQWDVENKGVPPDIEVEQTPAARNAGHDPQLERAVAEAMKLLKEHPVNLKPVPPGPDRMHPKGDGGR